In Candidatus Polarisedimenticolia bacterium, one DNA window encodes the following:
- a CDS encoding dockerin type I domain-containing protein gives MGTLERRTGCVQEHGLHDVLRGRGLRIRARLCAATAVILGAGLAFPPAPGWGRQGPAAELLPFVGGFLETAGTGLVRPRPTLQQILSFLPARGAFLFPPPYGTAGVRLTNAGDCGGGDCVDYVGYSYWRNINNHAGRNEMWILLGLDRARGGPGPSLFAYDKTTDQVSNRGPLFEPASPLSWRSAEGWYWSATQPDTLYLDNGPQLLRYDVATTQFQTVFDVTSRFGPDRVIRQAHSSDDDRVHSATLEALPGFGPLGCVVYHEDTQQFQMFPKIGVFNECHVDKSGRWLLSLEDVDQRHDLEMRVFDLATGNERLVWDQAGAVGHADMGHGYVVGSDDWNLAPNAVLLWDFSKDPLSGVLVSHSTDWSAPAPNHIAHGNARPDLPLERQFACGSSASLADAVWANEIICFRLDGTLDVLVVAPVLTDLDAAGGGNDYGKAPKGNLDVTGEYFIWTSNAGGDRLDAFLVKVPSHLLLEKPARATPPTLVVNGAPDPVGAGGVVTYTLRYSNPGATDLTGVVIRDTVPRDTVFVSATAGGVHSSGVVIWEIGTLPAGSAGSVGMSVRAPSPPPDTGMIVNGISDIASHEAPTAGGSQAVTAVIAATAPTVVSVVETRTGSIYLPQGGLFEIRVDGADFLPAARVDAGDGIAAGAATFVSSGRLTAPVSVDGAAALGPRSVAVTNPDGLTGGRPAAIRVVKTPDINRDCRVDGADLNILARAWGAAASEPAYSSGADLDGDGFVGPLDLVILVEYFGLTLCP, from the coding sequence ATGGGAACGCTTGAACGGCGGACGGGATGTGTCCAGGAGCATGGGCTTCACGATGTGCTCCGGGGCAGGGGACTGCGCATCCGTGCCCGCCTGTGCGCCGCCACCGCCGTCATCCTCGGAGCGGGCCTCGCGTTCCCGCCGGCTCCGGGGTGGGGCCGGCAGGGACCTGCCGCGGAGCTTCTGCCCTTCGTCGGCGGGTTCCTGGAAACGGCCGGCACCGGGCTGGTGAGGCCCCGCCCGACACTCCAGCAAATCCTGTCGTTCTTGCCGGCCCGCGGGGCGTTCCTGTTCCCCCCGCCCTATGGAACCGCGGGCGTGCGTCTGACGAACGCCGGCGACTGTGGCGGCGGGGATTGCGTGGACTACGTCGGCTACTCCTACTGGCGCAACATCAACAATCACGCCGGCAGGAACGAGATGTGGATCCTGCTCGGGCTCGACCGGGCGCGCGGCGGGCCGGGCCCGTCGCTCTTCGCGTACGACAAGACGACCGATCAGGTCTCCAATCGAGGGCCCCTGTTCGAGCCGGCCTCCCCGCTCAGCTGGCGCAGCGCGGAGGGCTGGTACTGGAGCGCCACCCAACCGGACACGCTCTACCTCGACAACGGCCCGCAGCTGCTGCGCTATGACGTCGCGACGACTCAGTTCCAGACCGTCTTCGACGTCACGTCCCGCTTCGGCCCCGACCGGGTCATCCGGCAGGCGCATTCGAGCGACGACGACCGGGTCCACTCCGCGACCCTCGAGGCGCTGCCGGGCTTCGGGCCGCTGGGCTGCGTCGTCTACCACGAAGACACGCAGCAGTTCCAGATGTTCCCGAAGATCGGAGTGTTCAACGAGTGCCACGTCGACAAAAGCGGCCGCTGGCTCCTGAGCCTGGAGGATGTGGATCAGAGGCACGACCTGGAGATGCGGGTCTTCGATCTCGCGACCGGGAACGAGAGGCTGGTCTGGGACCAGGCCGGGGCGGTCGGTCACGCCGACATGGGGCACGGCTACGTGGTGGGCTCGGACGACTGGAACCTCGCTCCGAACGCCGTTCTCCTCTGGGACTTCTCCAAGGATCCCCTCTCGGGCGTCCTCGTGTCGCACAGCACGGACTGGTCGGCGCCGGCGCCCAACCACATCGCCCATGGCAACGCGCGCCCGGATCTGCCGCTCGAACGGCAGTTCGCGTGCGGCAGCAGTGCGTCCCTCGCCGACGCCGTCTGGGCGAACGAGATCATCTGCTTCCGCCTGGACGGCACGCTCGACGTGCTGGTCGTCGCCCCCGTGCTGACCGATCTCGACGCCGCGGGCGGGGGGAACGACTACGGCAAGGCGCCGAAGGGGAACCTGGACGTCACCGGGGAGTACTTCATCTGGACGAGCAATGCCGGCGGCGATAGGCTGGACGCGTTCCTCGTCAAGGTCCCCTCGCACCTCCTGCTCGAGAAACCGGCCCGGGCGACCCCACCGACGCTCGTCGTCAACGGCGCTCCCGATCCTGTCGGTGCGGGGGGCGTGGTCACCTATACGCTGAGGTACTCCAACCCGGGTGCGACCGACCTGACAGGGGTCGTGATCCGTGACACGGTGCCCCGCGACACGGTCTTCGTGTCGGCGACGGCGGGAGGAGTCCATTCCAGCGGAGTCGTCATCTGGGAGATCGGGACGCTGCCAGCCGGATCGGCCGGCTCGGTGGGGATGTCGGTGCGCGCGCCGTCGCCGCCCCCCGACACCGGGATGATCGTCAACGGGATCAGCGACATCGCCAGCCACGAAGCGCCGACGGCCGGCGGATCCCAGGCCGTGACCGCCGTGATCGCCGCCACGGCGCCGACCGTCGTCTCGGTCGTCGAGACGCGCACGGGGTCAATCTACCTGCCGCAGGGAGGGCTCTTCGAGATCCGCGTCGACGGAGCCGACTTCCTGCCCGCCGCCCGGGTGGATGCCGGTGACGGGATCGCCGCGGGGGCCGCGACCTTCGTGTCGTCCGGCCGCCTGACGGCCCCCGTCTCAGTCGACGGCGCGGCCGCCCTCGGCCCCAGGTCCGTCGCGGTGACCAATCCGGACGGCCTGACCGGGGGCCGGCCGGCCGCGATCAGGGTGGTCAAGACGCCCGACATCAACCGCGACTGCCGGGTCGATGGCGCGGACCTCAACATCCTGGCGCGCGCCTGGGGAGCCGCCGCGTCCGAGCCCGCGTACAGCTCCGGGGCGGACCTCGACGGAGACGGCTTCGTCGGGCCGCTCGACTTGGTGATCCTGGTCGAGTACTTCGGCCTGACCCTCTGTCCCTGA
- a CDS encoding Ig-like domain-containing protein, which translates to MTARVRATRIPSTVLMAIIGSLSLSPHRTEAQILPGDLVVTITSPSQGATVSGTITVSASVSPVGALVGGVQFKVDGANLGAEDTTAPYSIPWDTTGKSNGSHTLTAVARDALGLLFQSSPVTVTVSNAPPPDTTPPTVSITSPASGATVSGTTTVSASASDNLGVAGVQFFVDGSALGAEDTSSPYSASWNTTTVANGSHSLTARARDGAGNTSMSAAVTVTVSNAPPPDTTPPSVSITSPASGATVSGTTTVSASASDNVGVAGVQFFVDGSAIGAEDTSSPYSVSWNTTTVANGSHSLTARARDAAGNRTTSAAVTVTVSNADTTAPTVSITSPSSGATVSGTTTVSASASDNVGVAGVQFFVDGSALGAEDTSSPYSVSWNTTTVANGSHSLTARARDAAGNTTTSTAVTVTVSNADTTPPTVSITSPSSGATVSGTTTVSASASDNVGVAGVQFFVDGSALGAEDTSSPYSVSWNTMTVANGSHSLTARARDAAGNTTTSTAVTVTVSNADTTPPTVSITSPSSGATVSGTTTVSASASDNVGVAGVQFFVEGTALGAEDTTSPYSTSWNTTTATNGSHSLTARARDAAGNSTTSAAVTVTVSNAPPPDTTPPTVSITSPASGATVSGTTTVSASASDNVGVAGVQFFVDGSALGAEDTTSPYSTSWNTTTVANGSHSLTARARDAAGNSTTSAAVTVTVSNAPPPDTTPPTVSITSPASGATVSGTTTVSASASDNVGVAGVQFFLDGTALGAEDTTSPYSASWNTTTATNGSHSLTARARDAAGNSTTSAAVTVTVSNAPPPDTTPPTVSITSPASGATVSGTTTVSASASDNVGVAGVQFFVDGSALGAEDTTSPYSTSWNTTTVANGSHSLTARARDAAGNTTTSTAVTVTVSNSSPPTTTRFEESSTTLTPSGAWSETTSAGVGATLSGDRAVFSATSGARATFTFNGTGVSWIGLPCEICGFSNVFLDGALVGTVDTYAATRPAASQVMLTRSGLASGSHTLVVEVTGTQNAASGGANVLVDAFDVTGSTPSSDTSPPTVSITSPASGATVSGTTTVSASASDNVGVAGVLFFVDGSAIGAEDTTSPYSVSWNTTTVANGSHSLTARARDAAGNSTTSGAVTVTVSNAAPSDTTPPTVSITSPASGATVSGTTTVSASASDNVGVAGVLFFVDGSAIGAEDTTSPYSASWNTTTVANGSHSLTARARDAAGNSTTSGAVTVTVSNASSGTTRFEETAATLTPSGAWSVTTGAGVGATLSGDRAVFSATSGARASFTFSGTGVSWIGLPCEICGFSNVFLDGTLVGTVDTYAATRPAASRAMFTRSGLVSGSHTLVVEATGTQNAASGGANVVVDAFDVEGSTGSGSGPRRIEETDPSVRLVGDWITHFRDDLSGGSIVEAANPGETATLTFSGTGVKFIGFRGPWAGIAEVFLDGTLRATVDTYGPVEQAQVVMYTVSGLPAGNHTIQIRVTGTWSSSSVSAWVVVDAFDVE; encoded by the coding sequence ATGACGGCGAGAGTGCGGGCGACGCGGATTCCTTCCACCGTTCTGATGGCGATCATCGGCTCGCTGTCGCTGTCACCGCACCGGACCGAGGCGCAGATCCTGCCGGGCGACCTGGTCGTCACCATCACGTCTCCAAGTCAGGGAGCGACTGTCTCGGGCACGATCACGGTCAGCGCGAGCGTGAGCCCCGTGGGTGCCCTTGTCGGAGGCGTTCAATTCAAGGTGGACGGCGCGAACCTCGGCGCGGAAGACACGACGGCCCCGTACTCGATCCCCTGGGATACCACCGGCAAGAGCAATGGGTCGCACACCCTCACGGCCGTCGCGCGGGACGCGCTCGGACTTCTGTTCCAGTCCAGCCCTGTGACCGTCACCGTCTCCAACGCGCCGCCGCCCGACACCACTCCTCCGACGGTCAGCATCACCTCCCCCGCTTCCGGGGCGACCGTCTCGGGGACGACTACGGTCAGCGCTTCCGCCTCCGACAACCTCGGCGTCGCCGGTGTGCAGTTCTTCGTGGACGGTTCCGCGCTCGGTGCCGAGGACACGAGCTCTCCCTACTCGGCCTCCTGGAACACGACGACCGTCGCCAATGGCTCGCACTCGCTCACCGCGAGAGCCCGTGACGGCGCCGGCAATACCAGTATGTCCGCCGCGGTCACCGTCACCGTGTCGAACGCTCCGCCGCCCGACACGACGCCTCCGTCGGTCAGCATCACCTCGCCCGCTTCCGGCGCGACCGTCTCCGGGACGACAACCGTCAGCGCCTCCGCCTCCGACAACGTCGGGGTAGCCGGCGTCCAGTTCTTCGTGGACGGCTCCGCGATCGGCGCCGAGGACACCTCTTCCCCGTACTCGGTCTCGTGGAACACCACCACCGTCGCCAACGGCTCTCACTCCCTCACAGCCAGGGCGCGTGACGCCGCCGGCAACAGAACCACCTCGGCGGCGGTCACGGTGACCGTGTCGAACGCCGACACGACCGCTCCAACGGTCAGCATCACCTCCCCATCGTCCGGGGCGACCGTCTCCGGGACGACAACCGTCAGCGCCTCCGCCTCCGACAACGTCGGGGTAGCCGGCGTCCAGTTCTTCGTCGACGGGTCGGCCCTCGGCGCCGAGGACACGTCGTCGCCTTACTCGGTCTCCTGGAACACCACGACCGTGGCCAACGGCTCTCACTCGCTGACCGCCAGGGCGCGGGACGCCGCGGGCAACACGACCACCTCGACCGCTGTGACGGTGACCGTGTCGAACGCCGACACGACCCCTCCGACCGTCAGCATCACCTCCCCATCGTCCGGGGCGACCGTCTCCGGGACGACAACCGTCAGCGCCTCCGCCTCCGACAACGTCGGGGTAGCTGGCGTCCAGTTTTTCGTCGACGGGTCGGCCCTCGGCGCCGAGGACACGTCGTCGCCTTACTCGGTCTCCTGGAACACCATGACCGTCGCCAACGGCTCTCACTCCCTCACCGCCAGGGCGCGGGACGCCGCCGGCAACACGACCACCTCGACCGCTGTGACGGTGACCGTATCGAACGCCGACACGACCCCTCCGACCGTCAGCATCACCTCTCCATCGTCCGGGGCGACCGTCTCGGGGACGACAACCGTCAGCGCCTCCGCCTCCGACAACGTCGGGGTAGCTGGCGTCCAGTTCTTCGTCGAGGGCACGGCACTCGGCGCCGAAGACACAACCTCGCCGTACTCGACCTCGTGGAACACCACGACAGCCACCAACGGTTCGCACTCCCTCACCGCGAGGGCACGCGACGCCGCGGGCAACTCAACGACCTCCGCCGCGGTCACCGTCACCGTGTCGAACGCTCCGCCTCCCGACACCACCCCTCCGACGGTCAGCATCACCTCCCCCGCTTCCGGGGCGACCGTCTCGGGGACGACCACGGTCAGCGCCTCCGCTTCCGACAACGTCGGCGTCGCCGGCGTGCAGTTCTTCGTCGACGGCTCAGCGCTCGGCGCCGAAGACACAACCTCGCCGTACTCGACCTCGTGGAACACCACCACCGTCGCCAACGGCTCGCACTCCCTCACCGCCAGGGCACGCGACGCCGCGGGCAACTCAACGACCTCCGCCGCGGTCACCGTCACCGTGTCGAATGCTCCGCCTCCCGACACGACCCCTCCGACGGTCAGCATCACCTCCCCCGCTTCCGGGGCGACCGTCTCGGGGACGACCACGGTCAGCGCCTCCGCTTCCGACAACGTCGGCGTCGCGGGCGTGCAGTTCTTCCTCGACGGCACGGCGCTCGGCGCCGAAGACACAACCTCGCCGTATTCGGCCTCGTGGAACACCACGACAGCCACCAACGGCTCGCACTCCCTCACCGCGAGGGCACGCGACGCCGCGGGCAACTCAACGACCTCCGCCGCGGTCACCGTCACCGTGTCGAACGCTCCGCCTCCCGACACGACCCCTCCGACGGTCAGCATCACCTCCCCCGCTTCCGGGGCGACCGTCTCGGGGACGACCACGGTCAGCGCCTCCGCTTCCGACAACGTCGGCGTCGCCGGCGTCCAGTTCTTCGTCGACGGCTCAGCGCTCGGCGCCGAAGACACAACCTCGCCGTACTCGACCTCGTGGAACACCACCACCGTCGCCAACGGCTCGCACTCCCTCACCGCCAGGGCGCGTGACGCCGCCGGGAACACGACCACCTCGACCGCTGTGACGGTGACCGTGTCGAACAGTTCGCCCCCCACCACGACCCGGTTCGAGGAAAGCTCCACGACCCTGACGCCAAGCGGAGCCTGGTCGGAGACCACCAGCGCCGGCGTGGGGGCGACCCTGAGCGGCGACCGGGCCGTGTTCTCCGCGACGTCGGGGGCCAGGGCGACCTTCACGTTCAACGGCACGGGGGTGAGCTGGATCGGCCTGCCGTGCGAGATCTGCGGTTTCTCGAACGTCTTCCTGGACGGGGCGCTGGTCGGCACGGTGGACACCTACGCCGCCACGCGCCCCGCGGCGTCACAGGTGATGCTCACCAGAAGCGGGCTCGCGTCCGGGAGCCACACGCTCGTGGTGGAAGTCACCGGCACGCAGAACGCCGCCTCCGGCGGCGCCAACGTCCTCGTGGACGCCTTCGACGTGACCGGGTCGACTCCGTCCTCCGACACGTCCCCGCCGACGGTCAGCATCACGTCGCCCGCTTCCGGGGCGACCGTCTCGGGGACCACCACCGTCAGCGCCTCCGCCTCCGACAACGTCGGCGTCGCCGGCGTGCTGTTCTTCGTGGACGGCTCCGCCATCGGCGCCGAGGACACCACCTCGCCGTACTCCGTGTCCTGGAACACGACGACCGTCGCCAACGGCTCCCACTCCCTCACCGCGAGGGCACGCGACGCCGCGGGCAACTCGACGACGTCCGGCGCGGTCACCGTGACCGTGTCGAACGCGGCGCCCTCCGACACGACCCCGCCGACGGTCAGCATCACGTCGCCCGCTTCCGGGGCGACCGTCTCGGGGACCACCACGGTCAGCGCCTCCGCCTCCGACAACGTCGGGGTCGCCGGCGTGCTGTTCTTCGTGGACGGCTCCGCCATCGGCGCCGAGGACACCACCTCGCCGTACTCCGCTTCCTGGAACACCACGACCGTCGCCAACGGCTCCCACTCCCTCACCGCGAGGGCACGCGACGCCGCGGGCAACTCGACGACGTCCGGCGCGGTCACCGTGACCGTGTCGAACGCTTCGTCCGGCACGACGCGATTCGAGGAAACCGCCGCGACCCTGACGCCGAGCGGAGCCTGGTCGGTGACCACCGGCGCCGGCGTGGGGGCGACCTTGAGCGGCGACCGGGCCGTGTTCTCCGCAACCTCCGGGGCCAGGGCCAGCTTCACCTTCAGCGGCACCGGGGTGAGCTGGATCGGCCTGCCGTGCGAGATCTGCGGCTTCTCGAACGTCTTCCTGGACGGGACGCTGGTCGGCACAGTGGACACCTACGCCGCCACACGCCCCGCCGCGTCGCGGGCGATGTTCACCCGAAGCGGGCTCGTGTCCGGGAGCCACACGCTCGTGGTGGAAGCCACCGGCACGCAGAACGCCGCCTCCGGCGGCGCCAACGTCGTCGTGGACGCCTTCGACGTGGAGGGCTCCACCGGGAGCGGATCGGGCCCGAGACGGATCGAGGAGACCGATCCGTCCGTCCGGCTCGTCGGCGACTGGATCACCCACTTCCGCGACGATCTGAGCGGCGGCTCGATCGTCGAGGCCGCGAACCCCGGCGAGACCGCCACACTGACCTTCAGCGGGACGGGAGTGAAATTTATCGGCTTCAGGGGGCCGTGGGCCGGGATCGCGGAGGTCTTCCTCGACGGGACCTTGAGGGCGACGGTCGACACCTATGGCCCGGTCGAGCAGGCGCAGGTCGTGATGTACACGGTCAGCGGCCTGCCGGCGGGGAATCACACCATCCAGATCCGGGTCACGGGCACCTGGAGCTCGTCCAGCGTTTCCGCCTGGGTCGTCGTGGACGCGTTTGACGTGGAGTGA
- a CDS encoding choice-of-anchor P family protein, which yields MSRCVRRKYHRVLSHASLILLAAGLLATTLAGSGASGGRASGAFANAPLLGVSPIFVADTGEVLTLSDMAGGEGADLHDASVPGVLSAKVLTATTSVEPGIATSSTSIADVVVLAGQPAELTAAFVRAQADVLDVNGSSRFNGVTEIDGLRFGGQSVTVTGKPNQRIDLLGVGSLIINEQIASSKAGVAELTVNALHLVLATGDQVILAGAHSILDRQASTSPAGLRTTAPRRGGSEPAVYRSREGASRPRALFVHEQPECFDFVTGGGWFEPRFEGGPPLRVNFGFNAGYRTIGGELKGHVNVVDHNDGTHIKGLNVDSYFRLGDPQSLCRMFEGDAEMNGTTGLRYHVEVCDYGEPGRDDRFRIIVMDAAGTMLYFADDSSSAKVCDVNEPRCGDLDGGNIQLHKPCDAQPASASKSAAAAGPQS from the coding sequence ATGTCCCGATGCGTTCGACGGAAGTATCACCGCGTTCTTTCTCATGCGAGCCTGATTCTCCTGGCCGCCGGCCTGCTGGCGACGACCTTGGCAGGCTCGGGGGCGTCCGGGGGGCGCGCGTCCGGCGCCTTCGCCAACGCCCCCCTCCTCGGCGTGTCCCCCATCTTCGTGGCGGACACCGGCGAGGTCCTGACCCTCTCCGACATGGCCGGCGGGGAAGGGGCCGACCTGCATGACGCGAGCGTGCCCGGAGTCCTGAGCGCGAAGGTCCTCACCGCCACGACGAGCGTCGAGCCCGGCATCGCCACCAGCTCCACCTCGATCGCAGATGTCGTCGTCCTTGCGGGCCAGCCGGCGGAGCTCACCGCGGCGTTCGTACGTGCGCAGGCGGACGTCCTGGACGTCAACGGATCGTCGAGGTTTAACGGCGTCACCGAGATCGACGGACTGAGGTTCGGCGGCCAGAGCGTCACCGTCACCGGCAAGCCGAACCAGAGGATCGATCTCCTGGGGGTGGGATCGCTCATCATCAACGAGCAGATCGCCTCGTCCAAGGCCGGCGTGGCGGAGCTGACCGTCAACGCCCTCCACCTGGTGCTCGCCACCGGCGACCAGGTCATCCTGGCCGGCGCCCACAGCATCCTGGACCGGCAGGCGAGCACGTCGCCGGCGGGGCTGCGCACCACGGCGCCCCGGCGGGGAGGCTCGGAGCCGGCGGTGTACCGCAGCCGGGAAGGGGCCTCGCGCCCCAGGGCGCTGTTCGTCCACGAGCAGCCCGAGTGCTTCGACTTCGTCACGGGGGGCGGCTGGTTCGAGCCGCGCTTCGAGGGGGGGCCGCCCCTGCGCGTCAACTTCGGGTTCAACGCCGGGTACCGGACCATCGGCGGCGAGCTCAAGGGGCACGTGAACGTGGTCGACCACAACGACGGCACCCACATCAAGGGGCTCAACGTGGACTCGTACTTTAGGCTCGGCGATCCGCAGAGCCTCTGCCGGATGTTCGAGGGGGACGCGGAGATGAACGGGACCACCGGACTCAGGTACCACGTCGAGGTGTGCGACTACGGCGAGCCGGGCCGCGACGATCGCTTCCGCATCATCGTGATGGATGCCGCGGGGACCATGCTCTACTTCGCGGACGACAGCAGCTCGGCCAAGGTCTGCGATGTGAACGAGCCGCGGTGCGGCGACCTGGACGGCGGCAACATCCAGCTGCACAAGCCGTGCGACGCGCAGCCCGCGTCGGCGAGCAAGTCGGCTGCCGCAGCCGGCCCGCAGTCGTAA
- a CDS encoding glycosyltransferase gives MRILWVKTDFLHPTTKGGHIRTLEILKRLHARHEIHYVAFDDPGNPEGPRRSAEYCSRAYPVRHVMPRKDSPAFLGQLAAGLISPLPVTLRRCRSAAMRRRIEVLLAAHAFDRLVCDFLAPAPNIPRLSDWVLFQHNVESAIWRRHAEHARDPVRRAYLRLQASRMLAYEGRVCREAGQVVAVSRHDAATMRRWFDLSRVAVIPTGVDAEYFARPEPVPRVADLVFVGSMDWLPNTDAVTWFVREIFPLIRRRRPECTLAIVGRSPARTVAGLAAKDPRIFVTGTVDDVRPYLWGSTVSIVPLRIGGGTRLKIYEAMAAGSPVVSTPVGAEGLEVSSPENIRLAETPGAFAEACLDLMENAAARARQALAAAELVRSRCSWEAVTRAFEDVLERRSPAAAVGNDAPLRAQASVAARRVLVREGASSERCRE, from the coding sequence ATGAGAATCCTCTGGGTCAAGACCGATTTCCTGCATCCGACCACGAAGGGCGGGCACATCCGCACCCTCGAGATTCTCAAGCGGCTGCACGCGCGGCACGAGATCCACTACGTCGCGTTCGACGATCCCGGCAATCCGGAGGGGCCGCGGCGAAGCGCCGAGTACTGCTCGCGCGCCTACCCGGTGCGGCATGTCATGCCCCGGAAGGATTCGCCGGCGTTCCTGGGGCAGCTCGCGGCCGGGTTGATTTCGCCGCTGCCGGTCACCCTGCGCCGTTGCCGCTCGGCCGCCATGCGGCGCCGGATTGAAGTGCTGCTCGCGGCGCACGCCTTCGATCGCCTGGTGTGCGATTTCCTCGCTCCCGCGCCGAACATCCCGCGGCTGTCCGACTGGGTGCTGTTCCAGCACAACGTCGAGAGCGCGATCTGGCGGCGGCACGCGGAGCACGCCCGCGATCCCGTGAGGAGGGCTTACCTGCGGCTGCAGGCGAGCCGCATGCTCGCTTATGAAGGCCGCGTGTGCCGCGAGGCGGGACAGGTCGTCGCGGTCTCCCGGCACGACGCCGCAACGATGCGGAGGTGGTTCGACCTGTCGCGGGTCGCCGTCATTCCGACGGGCGTGGACGCGGAATACTTCGCCCGGCCCGAGCCGGTGCCCCGCGTAGCCGATCTGGTGTTCGTCGGCTCGATGGACTGGCTGCCGAACACGGACGCCGTCACCTGGTTCGTCCGGGAGATCTTCCCCCTGATCCGCAGGCGCCGTCCCGAGTGCACGCTCGCCATCGTGGGCCGTTCACCCGCCCGGACGGTGGCCGGGCTGGCCGCGAAGGACCCCCGCATTTTCGTGACCGGGACGGTCGACGACGTCCGCCCCTACCTGTGGGGCTCGACCGTTTCGATCGTGCCGCTGCGCATCGGCGGAGGGACGCGCCTGAAGATCTACGAGGCGATGGCCGCCGGGTCGCCGGTGGTCTCGACCCCCGTCGGCGCGGAGGGCCTGGAGGTGTCGTCGCCGGAGAACATCCGCCTGGCCGAGACGCCGGGGGCATTCGCCGAGGCGTGCCTCGATCTCATGGAGAACGCCGCGGCCCGGGCCCGGCAGGCCCTGGCTGCGGCCGAGCTGGTGCGCTCCCGCTGCTCCTGGGAGGCGGTCACCAGGGCGTTCGAAGACGTGCTGGAAAGGCGCAGCCCGGCCGCCGCCGTGGGGAATGACGCGCCGCTCAGGGCGCAGGCGTCCGTCGCAGCGCGACGGGTTCTCGTTCGGGAAGGGGCCTCATCGGAGCGCTGTCGCGAATGA
- a CDS encoding glycosyltransferase family 4 protein, producing MSDAGGGRLRIAWMEEWMSTLAREVLPDLSRRHEITYVTAGEEVPRGDFARVIRGRRWRHMNLAGFDLSRKVDRLYRDGEIDLAMVWASIGFALRRAPFINLEGTSVYAQIGLFASRAPVHRRARFLPGLVHYALPEMLCNRRALRIIVPSEALKRDIVRLHRVPDGQVAVVPHGVEPVHMRCYERKRPAPRTTLLFVGRLHFGKGIADVLEEFARRRDIEADFVVAGDGPDRPRVERVAAADGRVKMTGALGRGELEALLTTTRVFVLPTWYEGFGLSLLEAMASGHACVCYDVPAVREVLGEAGILAPLGDARALVDAVAGLVRDEERMASLALRAHHRAARFSWEDAVSAIDRIIRDSAPMRPLPEREPVALRRTPAP from the coding sequence ATGAGCGACGCCGGAGGGGGGCGGCTGCGGATCGCCTGGATGGAAGAATGGATGAGCACGCTGGCGAGGGAGGTCCTGCCGGACCTGTCGCGCCGGCACGAGATCACCTACGTCACCGCGGGGGAGGAGGTGCCCCGGGGAGATTTCGCGCGGGTGATCCGCGGCAGGCGCTGGCGCCACATGAACCTGGCGGGATTCGACCTGTCGCGCAAGGTCGACCGGCTGTACAGGGACGGGGAGATCGACCTGGCGATGGTGTGGGCCAGCATCGGCTTCGCCCTCAGGCGCGCGCCGTTCATCAACCTGGAAGGGACCTCCGTGTACGCGCAGATCGGGCTGTTCGCCTCCCGGGCGCCCGTGCACCGGCGCGCGCGGTTCCTGCCCGGCCTGGTGCATTACGCCCTTCCCGAGATGCTGTGCAACCGCCGGGCCCTCCGGATCATCGTGCCGTCCGAGGCCCTGAAGCGGGACATCGTGAGGCTGCACCGCGTTCCGGACGGACAGGTGGCGGTCGTCCCGCACGGCGTCGAGCCGGTACACATGAGGTGCTACGAGCGCAAGCGACCCGCGCCCCGGACGACGCTGCTGTTCGTCGGGCGGCTACATTTCGGCAAGGGGATCGCCGATGTCCTCGAGGAGTTCGCGCGCCGGCGGGACATCGAGGCCGACTTCGTGGTGGCGGGCGACGGCCCGGACCGCCCGCGGGTGGAGCGGGTCGCGGCGGCCGACGGGCGGGTCAAGATGACGGGGGCGCTCGGCCGCGGCGAGCTCGAAGCGCTGCTCACGACCACGCGCGTCTTCGTCCTGCCGACCTGGTACGAGGGGTTCGGGCTGTCCCTGCTCGAGGCGATGGCCAGCGGGCACGCCTGCGTGTGCTACGACGTTCCGGCGGTCCGGGAGGTCCTGGGGGAGGCGGGGATTCTCGCTCCCCTGGGGGACGCGCGGGCCCTGGTGGATGCCGTCGCCGGGCTGGTGCGCGACGAGGAGCGGATGGCGTCCCTGGCCCTCCGGGCGCACCACAGGGCCGCGCGGTTCTCCTGGGAGGACGCCGTCTCCGCCATCGACCGGATCATTCGCGACAGCGCTCCGATGAGGCCCCTTCCCGAACGAGAACCCGTCGCGCTGCGACGGACGCCTGCGCCCTGA